The following coding sequences are from one Nicotiana tomentosiformis chromosome 3, ASM39032v3, whole genome shotgun sequence window:
- the LOC104095725 gene encoding E3 ubiquitin-protein ligase RSL1-like, which yields MTDIISKVCDENEDFRALIVSDDECAEELQIQEIIAASLGIFHHHMSSSTMQESPESSQVYCEICMETKGTDEMFKLENCSHHSFCSDCTGSHVESKIQQNIFPVTCPGLRCRAIIEPESCKSIVPENVFARWEEGLSESSLLACEKLYCPYRDCSGLLFYDRDQDTIELCPLCRRLFCAACGVPWHTGLDCDKFQKEGKDRDDLKVEELAKKSKWMKCPKCKHLVQKADGCIHITCWCKFDFCYVCGGTWSEEHWSCQIS from the exons ATGACAGACATAATTTCAAAAGTGTGTGATGAAAATGAAGATTTTCGCGCGCTTATAGTATCAGATGATGAGTGCGCAGAGGAATTGCAGATCCAAGAGATTATTGCAGCCTCTTTAGGAATTTTCCATCATCACATGTCATCATCAACAATGCAAGAATCCCCGGAATCATCGCAAGTTTACTGCGAGATTTGCATGGAGACAAAAGGAACAGATGAAATGTTCAAACTCGAGAATTGCTCTCATCATTCTTTCTGTTCTGACTGCACAGGTTCACATGTCGAATCCAAGATTCAACAGAACATTTTTCCTGTAACTTGCCCAGGTTTGAGATGTCGTGCAATAATTGAACCCGAATCTTGTAAGTCCATCGTTCCAGAAAATGTTTTCGCGAGGTGGGAAGAGGGATTGAGCGAGTCCAGTCTTCTTGCTTGTGAAAAATTGTATTGTCCTTATAGAGATTGTTCAGGGCTGCTATTTTATGATCGTGATCAGGACACAATTGAGTTATGCCCTTTATGTCGAAGGCTGTTCTGCGCGGCATGTGGTGTCCCTTGGCATACTGGGCTTGATTGTGACAAGTTTCAAAAGGAAGGAAAAGACAGAGATGATTTAAAAGTTGAGGAACTTGCTAAGAAATCCAAATGGATGAAATGTCCTAAATGCAAACACCTTGTGCAGAAGGCTGATGGCTGTATACACATAACATGCTG GTGCAAATTTGACTTTTGCTATGTATGTGGAGGAACATGGAGTGAAGAGCATTGGAGTTGCCAGATTAGTTAA
- the LOC138908477 gene encoding uncharacterized protein — protein MIKSLYINVSLVEALEQMPSYAKFMKDLVTKKRSMNCETIKMTHQVSAIVHSMAPKLEDPSSFTISCTIGSVDFAKTLCDLGASINLMPYSVFKTLGIGKPRPTSMRLQMADCTMKRPLGIIDNVLDCVDKFILPVDFVILDCEVDYEVFIILGRPFLALGKALVDVEAGELTFRVGDEKVVFHVCKSMRQTNSNKVCSFVDLVTEVIVDDASAMMNVDSTLAVLQKRKKVIGWTLADIQGISTAFCMHKIILEEDAKSSTELQRRLNEAIQEVVKKEIIKWLDVGVVYPFSTARGPLRCNVSQRKGA, from the exons atgataaAGAGCTTATACATTAATGTGTCATTGGTTGAGGCGTTAGAACAAATGCccagttatgcaaagttcatgaaagatttggtgacaaagaaaagatcaatgaattgtgagactatcaagatgacacatcaagtgagtgctattgtgcactcaatggctccgaaattggaagatcccagCTCTTTCACAATCTCTTGCACTATTGGAAGCGTCGACTTTGCCAAAactctatgtgatctaggggcgagtatcaatttgatgccctactcggtgttcaaaactttgggaattgggaaaccaagacccacatctatgaggttacaaatggcggattgtactatgaagagaccattgggtattattgataaTGTGTTGGattgtgttgataagttcatcctcccagtggactttgtgatccttgactgcgaagtggactatgaggtgtttattatcttgggtagacctttccttgctttGGGGAAGGCTCTTGTGGATGTGGAAGCTGGTGAGCTCACCTttcgggtgggcgatgaaaaggtggttttccatgtgtgcaaatctatgaggcaaacGAATAGCAAcaaagtttgttcgtttgtggacttagtcaccgaggtgattgttgatgatgctagtgccatgatgaat gtagattctactttggcggtgcttcaaaagaggaagaaagttaTAGGATGGACACTGGCGGATATTCAGGGTATAAGcaccgccttttgcatgcacaagattattttagAGGAGGATGCCAAATCCTCCACTGAACTTCAAAGAAGGTTAAATGAAGCAATACAAGAGGTGgtaaagaaggagatcataaagtggttggatgttgGGGTAGTTTACCCATTTTCGAcagctcgtggacctctccggtgtaatgtgtcccaaagaaagggggcatga
- the LOC104110855 gene encoding chlorophyll a-b binding protein P4, chloroplastic, producing the protein MATVTTQASAAIFRPCASKTRFLSGSSGKLNREVSFKPLTSSSYNSFKVEAKKGQWLPGLASPTYLDGSLPGDNGFDPLGLAEDPENLKWFVQAELVNGRWAMLGVAGMLLPEVFTNIGILNVPKWYDAGKEEYFASSSTLFVIEFILFHYVEIRRWQDIKNPGSVNQDPIFKSYSLPPNEVGYPGGIFNPLNFAPTAEAKEKEIANGRLAMLAFLGFIVQHNVVGKGPFDNLLQHLSDPWHNTIVQTLSN; encoded by the exons ATGGCAACAGTTACAACACAAGCTTCAGCTGCCATTTTCCGCCCATGTGCCTCAAAAACCAGATTCCTCAGTGGATCATCTGGTAAATTAAACAGAGAGGTCTCTTTTAAGCCCTTGACTTCTTCATCTTACAACTCATTCAAGGTTGAAGCTAAGAAAGGTCAATGGCTTCCAGGCTTAGCCTCTCCTACTTATCTTGATGGCAG TCTCCCAGGAGACAATGGTTTTGATCCATTGGGACTTGCTGAGGACCCAGAGAACTTGAAATGGTTCGTCCAGGCTGAACTGGTGAACGGTCGTTGGGCTATGTTGGGTGTTGCTGGGATGCTGCTGCCTGAGGTTTTCACTAACATTGGAATACTTAACGTGCCCAAATGGTACGATGCTGGAAAAGAAGAGTACTTTGCATCTTCATCAACCCTGTTTGTGATCGAGTTCATCTTGTTCCACTACGTCGAGATCAGAAGGTGGCAAGACATTAAGAACCCAGGAAGTGTTAACCAAGACCCCATCTTCAAGAGCTACAGCTTGCCTCCTAATGAAGTTGGTTACCCCGGTGGTATTTTCAACCCACTCAACTTTGCACCAACTGCCGAGGCCAAAGAAAAGGAAATTGCTAATG GGAGATTGGCAATGTTGGCATTTTTGGGATTCATAGTGCAGCACAATGTAGTAGGAAAGGGACCTTTTGACAACCTTCTGCAGCACCTCTCAGACCCATGGCACAACACCATTGTCCAAACACTCAGCAACTAG
- the LOC104108062 gene encoding agamous-like MADS-box protein AGL65 yields NVEFDKCITWDLVRTSNPKFQSAGTEYLFEIDSRDSCAASTPGIYIGKHIFTPPSSTAFLLELIALRVRINIRRLETSSNRQVTYCKRRSGILKKAKEISVLCDIDILLLMFSPTGKPTLFQGERSNFDEIIAKFAQLTPQERAKRKLESLETLRKTFKKLDQDVGVQEFLDASDPSVEELHNQVKVLQSRLTDVEKRLSWWSNSDKINKVEHLTQMECELRESLTVHVRKLQSMTHLHLPMGSRDMGCSGDIHLLQNVLMFWTMGKNWSLTDQDRQLQY; encoded by the exons AACGTCGAGTTTGACAAGTGCATCACATGGGACTTAGTTAGGACGAGCAATCCCAAGTTCCAAAGTGCGGGAACGGAGTATCTCTTTGAAATAGACAGTCGAGATTCCTGTGCTGCCTCCACTCCCGGTATCTATATAGGGAAACACATATTTACTCCTCCCTCGTCGACTGCATTTCTACTTGAGCTTATAGCCTTAAG GGTAAGGATCAACATTAGGAGATTGGAGACCAGTAGTAACCGCCAAGTCACTTATTGCAAAAGAAGGTCCGGAATCTTGAAGAAAGCTAAGGAGATTTCAGTGTTATGTGATATCGACATTCTCCTTCTTATGTTTTCTCCGACTGGAAAACCAACGCTATTTCAAGGAGAACGAAG CAATTTTGATGAAATAATTGCAAAATTTGCTCAATTGACTCCTCAAGAAAGGGCAAAAAG GAAGTTGGAGAGCCTTGAA ACACTGAGGAAAACTTTTAAGAAGCTTGATCAGGATGTAGGTGTGCAAGAGTTTCTAGATGCTAG TGATCCATCAGTTGAG GAATTGCACAACCAAGTGAAAGTCTTGCAATCTCGACTTACTGATGTAGAAAAGAGACTCAG CTGGTGGAGTAATTCTGATAAGATAAATAAGGTGGAACATCTTACACAGATGGAGTGCGAACTAAGGGAGTCACTTACAGTTCATGTACGGAAG CTCCAGAGCATGACCCATTTGCATCTTCCGATGGGCAGTAGAGATATGGGGTGCTCCGGGGATATACATCTGTTGCAGAATGttctcatgttttggactatGGGAAAGAACTGGAGCTTGACCGACCAAGACAGACAACTGCAATATTAG